Sequence from the Mustelus asterias chromosome X, sMusAst1.hap1.1, whole genome shotgun sequence genome:
ggtagtccgggaggctggaattgattcgtgccatgactaacctttcgaagcacttcataatgatggatgtcagcgcCACCGGCCGATAATcactaaggcacgctgcttggcttttctttggtaccaggatgatgctcagcttcttgaagcaggtagggacctcagattggtgtaaagagaggttgaagatgtctgcgaatacctccgccagctgatccgcgcaggatctgagtgctcgtcccagtaccccatccgggccagtcgctttccgtgggttgaccttcgagaaagctgctctgacatctgcaatggtgatttcggatacaggttcatctgaggcttctgggatggagggcatgctctcgttgatctcttgctcaaaacaggcatagaatgcgttgagctcatcggggagccTCGGATTTTACATGACTTCACCTATCCTGGATATAATTAATAGCAGAACAAATCTCAACAGTTAAATATGCACTCCTTGGAGTCTCAGCTgatgtgtagaatcatagaatcccaagagtgcagaaggaggccattcggcccatcaagtctgcaccgagaacgatcccaaccaggccttatccctgtaactccacgtatttaccctgctaatttccctgacactagggtcaatttagcatggccaatcatcctaacctgcacatcattggactgtgggaggaaaccggagcacccggaggaaacccacccagacacagggagaacgtgcaaactccacacagaggctggaattgaaccttggtccctggcactgtgaggcagcagtgctaaccactgtgccaccatgccgccctatgtgTCATACAACAGAAAAGATTGCAGATTTTGTGTTGAAAGTTGTATTTCCAGCCTTTCTAATACATCTATTGATTAATTATTTAATGATGTAACACAAAAGGTTCCAGATTTTATGTTACAAATTATATTAATAACCTTGCTAACATATCTATTGATTAAATGGTGAATctttaattgtctcacaattaaggCTCTTTATTTTTCTAAACTGGCTGGTTTCTGATAATGCAGCAATtggattcatttttaaaatgtcttcTCGATTAGTTCAAAGTGGTTTGTGACATTCAGtaacttgtgaattcgctggtgtttcagcagttgGGATGACTCAGTCAGTCACTTCTCACACAGTgtaggtgaacggcctctctccagtgtgaaatcACTGGTGTTTCAGTTGAATGAATGAATCAGCAAATCCCTTTATACCCACAGAGCAggagaacggtctctccccagtgtgaacccgctgttTGTCAGCAGTGTgggtaactgagtgaatctcttcacaCACTCAGATCAGGTGaatgcctctccccagtgtgactgtgtcgaTGTACTTCCAGTGGGGATTGATAATTAAATCCTTTCCCAGTCTCCACTGTTTCTCCTCAGAGTGACCGCATGGGTTGACAGGTCTGATCATTGGCTGaatcctcgtccacacacacaagaCGTGCCCAGTTTCTTctcactgtgaacggtgctttttccttccgtGTTCAAAATCCGATGATATTCAAGTTACAATAAATTGAGAAACCCCAGCAGATCCTGAGGTGATGATAGGTCTGAGcttcctgactgcaaatcctccctTTCAGATAccatgtgaaattgatttaaaacagaaagaagggagtgagagaggacccataaaaacacaaaggcagcttgtgaaattgagctgaatgaatctggacaTTTGTGGGATCTGTACAAGAATGAAGAGACCACTAAAGCTGCTGGActgctgtaaaaaaaaacaactatGTAACTCATGTGCTTCAGAGAACCTGACAACTGGTTTAAAGATTGGACCAGGGGTAgtccaatcagcccatcaagcttgttccaccatttaattcgatcatggctgatcagacacttcaatgccGTTTACACGCATTATCCCCTTCAGCCTTTACGTTATTGTCAGAATCAgaatcagaaatctgtcaatctctgctttaaacatactcagtgactgagtttCCATCTCTCTGgcataaagaattccaaagattcacttctctctgagtaaagacatttctccttatctccgtcCTAAGAGTTTCTACGGTTCTATGGTAAGTggcctcccctttattttgaaattgtgtccctgcTTCGAGACTTCCCAAGCAATGGAAATatctgcacctaccctgtcaattcatagaatagaatagaatagaatagaatagaatccctacagtgcagaaggaggccattcggcccatagagtctgcaccgaccacaatcccacccaggccctatccccatttaccctatctagtccccctgacactaaggggcaatttagcacggccaatccacctaagccgcacatctttggactgtggaaggaaaccggagcacccggaggaaacccatgcagacacagggagaacgtgcagactccacacagacagtgacccaaggcaggaattgaacccgggtccctagcgctgtgaggcagcagtgccagccaccgtgccgcctaaatTGAACCCATTCACCAggttttacaatttttaaaaatttgatttgatttattattgccacatagaaaccctgcaatgcagaaggaggccatttggcccatcgagtctgcaccggcaacaatcccacccaggccctacccccaattcCTTTAAATATTTCGTAGGCTTCaacaagatcacttctcattcttccaaatttaaGAGAATACTGGCCCAGTTTGTCCAATCTGTTTTCATAAAACCAACCTGCAATCCCCAGAAATTGGAAATACtacatttgatccccacatccaaatcattgatatgtaTTGTGAACAGATGGGTCCCAAATCCTGACCCTTGTGGTACCTCACTAGTCTCAGTCTGTAATGTGAGAATAACctgtttattccgactctctgtttcctgccgATTAACCAATCCGCAATCCGTGACACTGCGTCGCCTCCATTCCCACGTGTTTTTACTTTGCTTATCAACTTCCTGTGGGGAACTTTGTCAAAAGCatgctgaaagtccaaatatactacatccatCAACTCCCTCCATCAATTTTGTTAgtaacctcttcaaaaaactcaagttgtcaaacgtgatttcccattcataaggccatgctgactatgcccaatcagatcatgattttgcaagtgtctatttatcacattctttataatagattccagcattttccctatcaCTGGTGTAATGCTAACAGGTCTgtggttccctgttttctctctccctcccttcttaaagagggggggaggatgacatttgctactttccaaatTTCAGGAAACATTCCACAATCTatcgaattttggaagatgatcactaatgtatccactatctctaCAGCAATTTCATTCAACATTTTAGGAGGTAGAATATCAGATCCTGGGAATTTTTAGCTTctggtcccattaatttctccaatacaacTCTCTAACtgctactaatttccttcaactccacattctccctAGTCACTTGGGTCCCTACATCTGGGAGATTTCCTGTATTTCCTCAGTGAAAACATCCATAAAGTAATCATTTAGTTTTTCTGCCATTTATCTGTTCCCCATTCTGAATTCTCTGCCTGTAATGGACACACATTTGTCTTATCCAAACTCTGCCTTTTTAAATCCCTATCGAAGATTTAAAGTCCCAACAGCTTTTCTGAAACCGCGCTGTCATCTGTTGTGGGGCCAAGTGTCCCCATGAgtggaactgctgtgtgagaAAGGGCATCAGCACCTGGGGCACGACTGGCTTCTCGGTGTCTCTTTGCTTCCATATACCATCTTCCCATAACTTCACTCCTGCCTCGATCCATGTCAATTTTTCTTCCTGTGTGCACACATCTTGCATCTACTGCAGCTCTTATGTCAGACTAAGTGCTCCCAGTTTATACATCCGTATTGATTCATCCAACCAGGCAGATTGTGAAGCAGCCTCTGGGGCTGCCTGGTCAGCCCAGACATTTCTCTTTGCTTCTTTGGTGTTTTCCTTTGCACTCCAAAATAGATACCTCCCGGGGCAACTGTATGGCTTCCAGTAAGCTTCCCATGGTCCCCATGTTCCTGTATCAGTATAGCTGTCATAAATCCATCCTTTTCATGGGCAAACAAGGTGAAAGGCTTCCCGTTGTTGGGAATTCCTAATGCTGGTGCAGCGCACAAAGCATCTTTAAGATTCCTGAAAGCCTCTCTCTTCTTCCGTGAGGGTAATAGTTTCCTATGAGTCCCGTTTTCCCTTCAAAAGGTCAATTCACAGCTGGGTAAGCTGTGTGTAAGAGTCCACCCAATTTCTGTTAAAGTTGCACAGACCCAAAAAGGATCTCAATTCTTGAACCGTTGTGGGCTGTTTAGCGGTCCGAATGGCTGTGGCCCTGTCCTaagttctctttttctctctttgcaCTATATGTGCTTTGTTGATGCTCGCCTTGTGTCCTTTCAGATTAAGGTGATTCAGCAGTGTGCATAAGTCCTGCGTGTGCTGTTCTTCCGTGTCGAAGGCTAACATGATATCATCCAGTTATTGGATAACTGTGGAGGCCAATGTAGGTAGTTTTCGCAAGTGGCTTTGTAAGCCACTTGTAGGGCTATTGTGAAACCCCTGTGGTAGCCGGGTCCAGGTATACTGTTGCTGCTAAACCGTAAAGGCAAACCATGGTTGGAcctaaggtcatgatgtggagatgccggcgttggactggggtaagcacagtaagaagtctcacaacaccaggttaaagtccaacaggtttatttggtagcaaataccataagctttcggagcaatgctccttcgtcagatggagtggtctctgttctcaaacagggcacagacacagacctgtgttgaatgctccctccacccacattgtctgtacatttaagacctggctggctgtagagatttgcattctaatcagtattctgtaatttgatttctgtgtgtcCCGCGGGACActcagagagggagtgggagcatGCAAGTGTCCAAGGGCACCGTtaatgccttccgtgcccgctgggcaccgcatgGGTTTGGGTGCATTATTGGCCCTttcaatcacattttgatttgatgttttaagtttcctttctacttcgtcctttgtttcgggtggttcccctccttttgggagctgcccattttaatttgtccctgagttaatcTGATTCAGTTTATTTAGTTGGCCAAAAAGAGCGGTGATGAAACTTTTCATGCTGTAATTTTATCCCTCAGTTTTTAGCTCAGAGGGATTGAAGTGGGTACTGTCTCCTgtaaagttagaacatagaacactacagcgcagtacaggcccttcggcccttgatgttgcaccgaccagtgaaaccaatctaaagcccatctaacctacactattccaatatcatccatatgtttatccaagttGCAGTGCTAATGAGTGTCCTGGGGAAATGAGTGTGAATCCCCCAGCCCCGGACACAAGGGAACTGACCATCCATCTCTAGCTCTAATtcccaaacagaaaatgctgccaatAATCAGCAAGTCAGCCTGAGTCTGTGGCTGCTCTCACCATCTGAAACCATCACAATGCCCAGCTGATTGACAGCacctccggaccaataggaagagggggcgggactggaggacaagtgggagcggctggtcctccaaccaatcggagtgaatgaggggcggggctgggagtggagcatgcgctaCGTTGGTAATGTTGATGAGTCGAGTCATCTTTTGTCCAAACGGTAAGTGGGTGGAATGGCGGCTCCGAGGGAGCGATGGAAGGAGAGATTTTATAAAGATGTTGTGTAAACACTGAACCCCGGAAAAGAATTTCCCGGTTGCCCAATTGCGCCGAGCGGAGCCGAGTTTCTTTCCCCGTTTCCGACCGGAGTTCACAGCCGCCATGTTTCCAGCCGGCAACGGTGCGGTTGTGCACCTGCGCCGTCGCCATCTTTCTGAGGGTCAATGTGAGGACAGCGCATGCCCAGTCCCCATTTTTGTTGGGGGCAAGGTGGGGTCAGCGCATGCTCAGTCCCCCTGTTGGGTCAATGTTCTTCAATGTTGGGAATAGCTGGACAGTCTGGCTTTGTTTCCCATGGaggagaggaggctgagggaggaaaATCTGATAGCGGTGGACAAAATAGATTGGGTAAATCGTAAGAATCTTTGCCCCATGGCAGACACGCGGCATAGGTTTATGGCGAAGGGTGTTTttgaggggatgtgagggggaaaaaaatcacccAATGAGTGATGGAAATATGGAACGCGCTGGCTgagtgggtggtggaggcaggaactcACAACAGTTAAGAAGCACCTGGACAAGCACTTAAATTGCTGACGTCTAGTAGGCATAGGCCCAAtgcaggtaaatgggattagtatagattggtatttgctGATTGGCATAGATATgctgggcttgtttctgtgctgtacaactcAATGAATCAGCAGGTATGGGGGGAACAAAATTTGGTGCAAGACAAGAAGGGGGAATGGAGCTCTATGGATGTATGATTAAatgttaaagttaaaaagttaaagtcacaagtaaagtttacattaacactgcaattcagttactttgaaattcccctagtcgcaacacactggtgtctgttcgggtcaatgcaccctaaccagcacgtctttcagactgtgagaggaaaccggagcacccggaggaaacccacgcagacacggggagaacgtgcagactccacacagacagcgacccaaactggGAGTAACATTTGACACtgggccacataaggagatatttgggcaggtgacaaaaagcttggtcaaagagggaggttttaaggaGAATCTTGAAGGGGGAAGGCGAGGAGGAgagggttaaagaggaaattccagagctgatAGTCCAGGCAAATAAAAGAATGGTCACCAatcatggagtgattaaaatcaggaatgtttAAGAGGCTGGAATTAGATGAGCCTAGAGATTTCAgagggtgtgtgtctgaaagAGATTACAGAGGAAGGGATGGTCACAACCATGGAGAAAAACATggacgagaattttaaaattttgatGCTTCTTCACCAGGAATTATTGTagttcagtgagcacagggtgatGGGGAAACAAGACTTGGTGCAAGTAAACACacaagcagcagaattttggatgagctcaagatTACTGGGAGGTTGAATTTGGGAGTCTGGCCGGGAGTGCATTAGGATAATTACATCGAGAGGTAACAAATGactggatgagagtttcagcagcagagctgAGACTGAGGTGGAACAAGGTGGTCTTGGTGAAGATGTGGATATGTGGGATGGAATCTCATCTTGGGATCAAGTGTGACACCAaagttgtgaacagtctggttcagtctcaGACAGTTGTCAGCAAGATGAATGGAGTCAGACTCCAGGAAGTGGATTTTGTAGTGGGACCTGAAGACAATGACTTCAGTTTTCCCAATTTTTAAATGTAGGAACCTTCTGCTTCTTCAGTACttgaagtcaggacagtgagggaCTCAGAAGGGAAATTAGAGGTGATGATGTTCACCTACACCTCCTATCCTGGCCCTTCTAGGCGATGGAGCTTTGAATATTCTGTCAATGATTTTATCCTTCACCGCTGTCTGTCTGACTTCAGTGTCTTGGTGTATCTCTGCCTACCTCATTCTCTCTCTTGTTGTATCTCTCCTGTGACAGAGATTAAAGTCTTGTATAGATCCAGAGTGTTTTCACGTCTCCTTCcataaatcaatttcacaggagtGAAAagttcaaaccaaacatcacatcaggatctgagtTGCCCAATTTACCATAAACTGAATGTCAtcagattttgaacatggaaggaaaaagcaccgttcacagtggggagaaactgtacacgtgttctgtgtgtggacgaggattCAGCGAAGCATCTGACCTGTCAAAACATAAATGCAGCCACGTTGTGggaaaaccatggaaatgtggggattgtgggaagagattcagttaCCCATCCcgactggaaactcatcggcgcatccacactggggagagaccattcagctgctctcggtgtgggaagggattcactcagtcatccaacctgcttaaacaccagggagttcacactgatgagagaccttttaaatgtccagactgtgggaagtgttatAAAAGTTCCAGGgagctgatgtcccatcaacgtgttcacactgatgagagaccgttcaggtgctcgaACTGCGGGACTGGATTCAAATGGCCATCTcaactcactgaacaccagcgagttcacactggggagaggccattcacatgttctcaatgtgggaaggggtttaatcattcatccaacctgctgacacaccaacgggTTCATAGTGataagagaccttttaaatgcccagattgtgagaagtgctttaaaagttctggggaactgaagtcccatcaacgtgttcacactgacgagagaccgttcagatgctctcactgtgggtcTGGGTTCAGGCACTCATCTCAACTCattgcacaccagcgagttcacctggggagagactgttcatctACTCCTCGtgcgggaagagattcactcagtcatctcaccGGCTGAGACACCAGCAGATTCACAATTAATGATACTGATTGAATTATTCTGATCATCACATCCAGGACTTAATGTCTATttttgctgatgttaataaatatAGGCTACTTTTATGTGAGAATACAATATGAGAAATATATCAGCTGGGTGATACATAGTGTGTTGATTCTTTTGAGAAAAAATCTGAACACAAGGTAATTGATTGAacggctctctccctctctctgtctcct
This genomic interval carries:
- the LOC144481874 gene encoding uncharacterized protein LOC144481874: MEGKSTVHSGEKLYTCSVCGRGFSEASDLSKHKCSHVVGKPWKCGDCGKRFSYPSRLETHRRIHTGERPFSCSRCGKGFTQSSNLLKHQGVHTDERPFKCPDCGKCYKSSRELMSHQRVHTDERPFRCSNCGTGFKWPSQLTEHQRVHTGERPFTCSQCGKGFNHSSNLLTHQRVHSDKRPFKCPDCEKCFKSSGELKSHQRVHTDERPFRCSHCGSGFRHSSQLIAHQRVHLGRDCSSTPRAGRDSLSHLTG